A genome region from Pseudomonadota bacterium includes the following:
- a CDS encoding prepilin-type N-terminal cleavage/methylation domain-containing protein, which yields MVNKAKQQGFTLVEIAIVLVIIGLLLGGILKGQELVTAARVRNLADQASGVQAAYYGFLDRYRAVPGDMLPGNTCNTIGNTAPNCPGAGVGGNGDQVINTFPEAAAAWGHLAGAGFLQGSYPGVAANAAAYTAAAAPAAPTNPWNGFLLLGTSPDYVAAGPPRLALITGNQVPVNVMREYDVKVDDSFPDSGILRSALPVATIFPTVGAEGAPSCVVGAVPNLIWNIPAAPVNCNGYYLF from the coding sequence ATGGTCAACAAGGCAAAACAACAAGGTTTTACTCTGGTCGAAATAGCCATCGTGCTGGTTATTATCGGGCTTTTACTCGGTGGGATACTCAAAGGCCAAGAATTGGTGACCGCAGCACGCGTGCGGAACCTCGCGGATCAAGCATCCGGCGTGCAAGCCGCCTACTATGGGTTTCTGGATCGCTATCGTGCGGTGCCCGGGGATATGCTGCCAGGGAATACCTGTAATACCATCGGGAACACTGCGCCGAATTGTCCGGGCGCCGGTGTGGGCGGTAACGGGGACCAAGTGATCAACACCTTTCCCGAGGCGGCTGCCGCCTGGGGGCATCTCGCAGGAGCAGGATTCTTACAGGGCAGCTATCCAGGCGTCGCCGCCAACGCAGCCGCGTATACCGCAGCCGCCGCTCCCGCCGCACCGACCAATCCGTGGAACGGTTTTCTACTGCTCGGCACCAGCCCTGACTATGTCGCCGCGGGTCCCCCTCGCCTGGCCCTCATCACTGGTAACCAGGTGCCGGTCAATGTCATGCGCGAGTATGATGTGAAAGTGGACGATAGCTTCCCCGACAGCGGGATCTTGCGATCGGCGCTTCCGGTCGCAACGATATTTCCTACGGTCGGTGCCGAGGGCGCGCCCTCTTGTGTCGTCGGGGCAGTTCCGAACCTGATATGGAATATCCCTGCCGCCCCCGTCAATTGTAACGGGTATTATCTGTTTTAG
- a CDS encoding ABC transporter ATP-binding protein, translating to MERLAIRYQGLTKRFGKQPVLRDIELGVREGEFLGLVGVNGAGKTTLIKCLLDLCAIDSGSIEIFGRAHARPAARSRLAFLPEQFIPPNFATGNEFLRYMMRLHHVPWQIGKIDEILTHLDLDPAALRQPVRQLSKGTAQKLGLAATLLSGKELFILDEPMSGLDPKARALFKRDLLVRKDQGLTLFFTSHMLADISALCDRMAVLHQGQILYQGAPAAFCEHFDATGIEEAYLNCVGATP from the coding sequence GTGGAACGACTGGCAATCCGCTATCAGGGCCTGACGAAGCGGTTCGGGAAACAACCGGTCCTCCGGGACATCGAGCTAGGCGTCCGGGAAGGCGAATTCCTGGGACTGGTCGGCGTCAACGGCGCCGGTAAGACCACCCTAATCAAATGTCTCCTGGATCTCTGCGCCATCGATAGCGGATCGATCGAAATCTTCGGCCGCGCGCATGCGAGACCGGCAGCGCGCTCGCGGCTCGCGTTCTTACCCGAGCAGTTCATTCCGCCGAATTTCGCGACCGGCAATGAGTTTCTTCGCTATATGATGAGGCTGCACCATGTGCCATGGCAAATCGGTAAGATCGATGAGATCCTGACTCACCTCGACCTCGATCCCGCGGCGCTCCGCCAACCCGTACGGCAGCTTTCCAAAGGCACGGCGCAGAAACTCGGGCTGGCGGCGACCTTATTGAGCGGTAAGGAGTTGTTTATTCTGGATGAACCGATGAGCGGTCTCGATCCGAAAGCCCGTGCATTATTTAAACGCGATTTGCTGGTCCGCAAGGATCAGGGCCTGACATTGTTTTTCACCAGCCACATGCTTGCCGACATCAGTGCGCTTTGCGACCGAATGGCTGTATTACACCAGGGACAGATCCTTTACCAAGGCGCACCCGCGGCATTTTGCGAGCACTTCGACGCCACCGGCATAGAAGAAGCTTATCTGAACTGCGTCGGCGCAACGCCGTAA